AGCTACCCGCGTAGTTTCCGTGGACCTGCACGCAGCCCAAATCCAAGGTTTCTTCAACGTTCCGGTGGACCACTTGTTTGCGATTCCGACTTTAGCTCGCGCTTGGCGTGAGGCTTATGGTCAGGGCTCCGAATTTGTTGCGGTGAGTCCAGACGCTGGCGGGGTTGAAAGAACCCGTGCCTTTGCCAAACGTATTGAGTCTTCCATGGCGATCATCGATAAACGCCGTTCTGGCCCTAATGAGGCAAAAGCTTTGCACTTAATTGGGGATGTCACTGGTAAAACGGCCGTTATTGTCGACGATATGATTGATACGGCGGGAACTCTTACACAAGCAGTTGACAGCCTCTTGAAGAATGGGGCAAAAAGGGTGTTCGCCGTTGCAACGCACCCTGTTTTTTCAGGGCCTGCGATCAGTCGTCTGAAAGAAAGCCCTATCGAAAAAGTATGGGTTACCGACACGATCCCGCTCAGTGAAGCGGCGAAAAACTGTGGAAAAATCGAAGTGGTTTCAGTCGCTCCTGTTTTGGCAGAGGCGATTAAACGAATCCACGGAAATGATTCCGTCAGTTCGTTATTTGATTAGGCCGGATGGCCACAGTGCCGAAGCGCCGAACGGCGCGTAGGCTGGAGTAGCTTTTAACCCCAGAAATGGGATTTTATTAACAATCCTCTATTGGACTAGAAGGAAAAAAACATGAAAAACAGAATTGAATTAAACGTTGAACCACGCGAAATCGGTAAACACAACAGCCGCGCACTTCGCAACTCTCGCAACGTTCCTGCAGTTATCTACGGTGCAGTTGAACCTATCAACGTAGCAGTTGGTGAAAAAGAAATCGTTAAGTACAACACTCGCGCTTACGAAAATGCTCTTTTCACTTTGAAATCTAACGACAAAAAAGCCAACGGTATCGTTGTTCTTGTTAAGTCCGTAGACGTTCACCCACTTTCTCGCCGTCCTCAACACGTTGACTTCTTCGCGTTGGATCTTAAGAAAGCTGTTCGCGTTAACGTTGAAGTTCGTCTTGAAGGTAAACCAATCGGTCTTTCTGAAGGCGGTTTGTTGAACGTTGTTCTTCGTTCTGTTGAGGTTGAAGTATTGCCAACGGATATCCCAGAGTTCTTGACT
This region of Bdellovibrio sp. BCCA genomic DNA includes:
- a CDS encoding ribose-phosphate diphosphokinase, encoding MKGLKIFTANANPSLAKKVAEAAGVELGYCEVSSFADGEIQVEIHESVRGQHVFVVQSTCPPVNQNYMELFVMLDALRRASAASITAVIPYYGYARQDRKVAPRAPISAKLMADLLTTAGATRVVSVDLHAAQIQGFFNVPVDHLFAIPTLARAWREAYGQGSEFVAVSPDAGGVERTRAFAKRIESSMAIIDKRRSGPNEAKALHLIGDVTGKTAVIVDDMIDTAGTLTQAVDSLLKNGAKRVFAVATHPVFSGPAISRLKESPIEKVWVTDTIPLSEAAKNCGKIEVVSVAPVLAEAIKRIHGNDSVSSLFD
- a CDS encoding 50S ribosomal protein L25, whose product is MKNRIELNVEPREIGKHNSRALRNSRNVPAVIYGAVEPINVAVGEKEIVKYNTRAYENALFTLKSNDKKANGIVVLVKSVDVHPLSRRPQHVDFFALDLKKAVRVNVEVRLEGKPIGLSEGGLLNVVLRSVEVEVLPTDIPEFLTADISNLGVGDALHVSDLKVSGSVKVITGAEQTIAVVNAQEEEVVATPAAAAPAAAATPAAAPAAAKAPAAKK